TTTTGAATGAATCCATTGAAatcaatttttgttgtaataacCATCCCTTCCATGAAATAAgccacaaaattatttttactatcTCATTCGCCACTATGATGAATCAAAACAATCAAAGATGCTATCTATATCTTGATGTTCATTGTTAAACTGCATTGTTGTTTCTATTTAGATTACTGATTTTGGGTTGGCAAAATTTTTGGAAACTGAATTGCCATCTTCTTCAATACAAGAATAAATAATGCGGAAGAAAAACTTTAACCCACATCTccttatttattgttgtttataGCCAGTTGGTTACGTGAAGGAAaaaaaccttactaaaatacCGTTGGGCTAATATGtgctattttattatttgtctATGAATTACTAATAAATATTGGGCCATATGTTGCTAATTATATGTAACAGTTGTCTATCTATGTCATTTTCCTTGATTGATACTGCAAGGGTAATGATGCCCAAAcctttgaatttgaaataaaattcataCCACTAACCATGGTGAGTTAACAATCACCAATTATTATTCTGAGTTAAGTGGACTATGGCATGAGATCGACAATTATCAAGATCTCTAAGTGAAGTTTACCAATATTGCAATTTTCTTTCAATAATTGGTTGAAAAGATTATGATTTTCTGGCCTGTTTGAACCTAGAGTATGATCAAATCAGGGTTCAAGTTCTTGGCAAATATCATTTTCCTTCTCTTAAGGATGTGTTAGTATAGGAATAGATATATATTTTGCATATAGTATTCTACTTAGAGAAGGATTGTTATGTAGTGCCTATAAATAGGGCTCAGTGTAAAAAtatagatacacaattcaataataatattttttcctatatttctcctATTTTACACCATCAGTTTTTCAAGGAGAGAGCAATAAGGAGGAAGAGATGATTTTCCCTAGTTCCATATGATAGTGGAAAGTGAATTTTGGAGAAAGAATTCAGGGGAGGCTGGTGGGCATTTGGATAGACCTGACGTGATAACATACTCAATGAGAAAAAAGCAGAAGAAGCCATTACAAAATCTGCTAAAGCTGAATCCTCTCCAGTTTGCCTATTGCTCATAGAAAGGAGTCAGATCTTGTAACAAACATCCTTTAACTAATCTTGTCTCCTATAATTCCCTGTCTCCCTCCTATAAAGCTTTTGCCTTGTCTATTTCTTCCTGCATATTCCACAAAATTGGAGGGAGTTGCAGATCCTAAATGGAAGCAAGTTATgattgaagaaatgaaggccttgTTAAAAAAACTAGACTTGGGAACTTGTCACTTCACCACCAGACAAAAAGTTGGTTTGTTGCAAATGGATCCTCACTGTGAAATATAAAGATGATGTCTCAAATGAAAGATTCAAAGCATGATTAGTGACTAAGAGATTCACTCAAACTTATGGAGTTGATTATCATAAAATGTTTGCCTTAGTTGCAAAGACGAACACTATCAGAATTATCTTGTCATCTAAAGCTAATCTTGATTGGGACTTACAATAGTTATTCACTTGGAAGAACAGGTGTTTATGGAGATCCCTTGTAACGCCTCAAAAATATGGGCGTGTACACTGACCAGGAAGTGCGATGTCAGTTATGCAGGCGGCATATGATGAAGGAGGGGTTGAAGTAGCAATATGAGGCATAGAGACTTGGCAAGTGGCAACGACCATATAAGATGTGGCATGACATGCCTTAACGGTGCCAAAGATATTTGACAAGGACTTGGGGTGCACCCAAGGGTCTAGCCCGTCGGCGAAGGCCATGTGCGGCGAGGTATGTCATTGCCGCGCGTTCTCGAGCTAAAGGTGGTAATTGGGGATTCCGGGCTAGGGACTAGTTCATAGCATGTTCTTATATATGCTTACCAAATTTGGAGTCATTTGGATATGAGCTTGACTTAGCCAACGACCAGTGGTATTGTCATAATTATCCAATGTGTCTGAAGGCTATAACCCGTTCTACAAGAATAGGAGTGGGACGAAACTTCATGGAGGTGTGAAGTAAGTCATAGGCTTAACTTTCGGGTATCGAAGAGCTGCAAAGGGGAAGAGAATGTTCTAGACAAAGAAGTCTAGTTCATAGATATATGTGAACGCCGACACTTTGATATGTGAAGTACTTGCCAGAAGTATGTCCCAAAGGAAGTGCAAAGTGCCTACAGGAGCAGAGCACATGATGTGCCAAAAGTGCCATGTTGAAGCATTAGATGCTAGAGGTCGGGTTGTATGCCGATTGGGACAAAATTGTGTTTGTGAAAGGACTATAGAGGTATGGTTGGCATGGATGCCACATCGAGGGATGCCTACCTTTTTGGCCAATCAGGTCGAGGTATGTTTGTGTTGTTGAAGCGAAAGTCCGAAAGGAAATGGATGTCTTCTGGTGAAAGTAAGGCACGGTGGGACTGTGAGTTATCTATGGGGGTTCTCAAATTCTGGATCGGGCTAGAGATGTCAAGGGCATGCTTACAGTGCCTCCAATGCTTTAGTTTTGTTTGCGGTACTAGACAGTTTGCACCATGATTTGTCTAGTTACTAGGCCGTACTCAAAATGCAAAGTACATGCTTATGAGGCCTCCAAATTTTGTAGTCTTGTTTGCGGCGCTAGTACTATTGCAAGTGCATTGCAAGGAAGAAATAGGTTCCAAACAGTTGTAGGTCGTGAGGGTCATGGTGTGGTTGACGTGAGTGTCACGACGAAGTTAGTCACTAGAGAGTGCAGGTGTGGAGGCACCGTCCAAGTGAACACCGGGAGGTGAAATGCAGATGCAGCTTAGACAATACTTGGGGGAGGAAGTGCGAGGGGCATGAATCCAACTTAAGATGAGCTCAAAAGAGTTCCATCACACATGGATTTGGGAACCACGATGTAAATCCCCAAGGGTACAGACTTCGGGTGTTCGTTGGTGTCATATGTCATCGAGATGATGACTGTCTTACCTATATGAgggtgtaacaccccagaaatatGGGTGTGTACACTGGCTAGGAAGTGCGGGCCAAGAAGGTCGCACCTATGTTAGCCATGCATGCAACATGTGTTGAAGAAGGGGCTGAAGTATGAATATGAGGTATAGAGACATGGCACGATGCAACAACCATATGAGATGTTGCATGACATGCCTTAAGAGTGCCAAATATGTTTCACAAGGACTTGGGGTGCACAAGGGACTAGCTCGTCAGCGAAAGCCACGTGCGGCGAGGTATGTCACTGCCGCATGTTCTCGAGCTAAAGGTGGAATCTAGGGATTCCAGGATAGGGACTTGTTCATAGCATGTTTTTATATATGCTTAGTTGCTTACCAAATTTGGGGTCATTTGTAGGTCGTTTGGATATGTGATTGACTTAGCCAAGGACTAGTGCCATTTTCGTAATCATCCAATGTGTCTGAAGGCTATAACCTTTTCTACGAGTGTGGGAATGGGATGAAACTTAATAGAGGTTTGAAGGAAGTCAAGAGGAGTAAGAACAACCAAATGAAACCTCATTGGAGTTCGGTACAACAATCTATGGCCCAGGATGTTTGTGAGCCTCTTTGTCTACAAAAGTTACTAGAAGAATTGAGATTTTTCTAAAATAGGAAACATCCCTTATATTGCGACTACAAAGATGCAATCAGTATAGCTAAATTATGTTCAGTATGACCCAACAAAACATATTGAAATCATGTTCAGTATGACCCAACAAAACATATTGAAATCAATCAGCAATTCATCAAAGAGAGAGGCACTCAAGTGGCACCTTGAGTTTACTTTATGTACCGTCAAAAAAACAATTGACGGGTGTGCATACAAAAGGCATCAGCAACagaactttttcatattttctttacaAGTTAGATATGTGCAACATCTTTCCTCCAACTTGAAGGGAGGAGCATTGGTGTTTAACTGCTAATTAATTAGTATGATTTTAGGAGACTTTATTTTTCCTTATCCTAGCGTAATTATCGGACTAGAATATTTCCTTTTATTGTAATAATTGATTGTCTTTCCTTAATCGGTTACGATTCACTTGTATAAATAGCTCTTCTCATGGGATGTAAAGACATACTAAAATACAAAGAAGTCTTTCTTCGTTCTCAAATTCTACAGAGATTCAATACCTGTAAAAGATCTTGTCCAATATAAGGATGGGTAAGACGGTTGAAGTCCCATAATCCTTCTGACTCGAGTTCTTCCTGCAAAGTAACCAGTTAGTGGATTTAATAGACTCTCTTTACCTAAATGATATAAGAACAATCTAAACCTTACAAGAATTGTAGAAAGCAGTAACTCTCACAAGTAAAGTATTAGATACCTGACTAATAGGAATAGAAGGTCGAAATTTTCCACAAAGGCCAGTCATTGCATGTTCTGGGAGCTCCCATATTCTGAAGAATCCCAATATGTGATCAATCCTATAAGCTGTAAAGTACTTCCCCATCTGTAAAATGACAACATTGATAAAGTTTGAAATGAACACGTAAAAATTAAAGTACCAGAGTAGGAAAGGAAAAGGCCGGAACTAAGTTTTAGGTACCTGTGTTAGACGAGCACGCCACCACCCATAGTTATCTTTTGACATTTCTTCCCAATTATAAGTGGGGAATCCCCAATTCTGgccatttttatcaaaatagtcAGGGGGTGCCCCAGTTGAGGTGTTCATGCGAAACAAATTTGGGTAGACCCAGGTATCGACACTATTCCTATCAACACCAATGGGCAGGTCACCTTTCAGCACTACACCTTTCTTTCGCGCATATTCCGCAGCTTCTGATAACTGATATGGAAAGCTTTAGTGTATAATAGCAGTTTTTTGTATACaacaaagataaaaaattcACAGAGGAATACAGAATACATAGAGATTGTGTTTACTTGTAGATGTAAATGGAACTGGATGTAGTAATAAAAACTAACAACTTCATAGTGCAAGCTTTCTTTAGAGATTAGTTTCTCAAGCTGCAGTAACAGGAAATACATTGTAAGTACGAAACCAATAGGGGGATTATGAGGCTACCTGAACTTAATTGTTTCTATGCTTGAACTTAAGCGGTATTaccttttcttttgaaaattcagAAAACCGGCCCCATTGACTGCGCTCGGATGTTTCGAAGAAGTTCCGCAGAAAACAGAAAGCAGCATAGGGTTTCAACCATTCCTGCACTTAACAATAAAGGACCAATGCAAAAGCATAATTAAGATCGGCATATTCCAGTCAATTTGCAGGGAAGGAAACATATTAACTATATTATGCTTACAAACTAAAATTTACATTGAAAGGATCTCAaggttcttttttttcttttcatttcctTTACTCCAGCCAGCCATTAGAGTAAACATAGCCAAAAAAAATGTGGCTAACTTAAAGTTTTGAATCCCAAATGTAATGAAATTAAATCCTGAAGAACCTGATTTTCAGAAAAGAACTCCTGGAatgattttgagtttagtaTGGTCTCCTTCTCACGAGCGAAAATTTTCTTGGCAATAGAAAGTTTTGTAGCCATGCAAGCTTCATAATCTACATCCTGCAATAATCATAGGCCAGACAAAAAGATAAGGAAATTATCAgatttatgaatatatatgtCCTTCATGATGGAACTGTTTGACCTAAGAGAATGTTCTACAAATTTACACATAAGAGACTGTAGAGAAACGAATGGCATGCTGTGGTCATGGTGGTCAATTGGTAGTGGTAATGTCACACAGTCACATCAATACTGGTATGGCAGCAGTCAAGGTCTAGGAGGTTTAAGAGCAATTTTGCTGTATGAGAAACTTCATAGCTAGGTGATCTGACAGGAAATTGGTTGCAACAAGGAGCTTGTATAGAAGCAGCAATTAAGATGAACATGAATGCCTTTGTTCCCAACAAACTCTGAAAGCAGATTCAAAATCGAAGAATTTTGTGAATACCTTTTTATCCAACTGAACTCTTGCCTCCCTGATCTCTTGCTGTGAATGAGTAGAGAAATAGTCACACAAGTTCAAGATATAAATGGAATTTTCACTGTTCAGCTGATCCAACAAAAAAAGGTGTTTTATACACAGATGCAACATaataaagactaaaatgaacaCCTTGATATTCTCTGGAATGTTCTCTGAAATGGCCTCTACCCGTAGGTATAATGGGTGCAATGCAAATACTGAGAGGGAGCTGTATTGCATCAAGCATGAAAATGGAACAACTAATATCAAATTAGTAATTCTATATAACAGAGCTTAAAATAACAGAAAATTCATTAGCTCACCTAATTAGACAAAGTTTAAGGATATAGCAAACACGAAATTTGATAGATATTAATGCTTCACTACTAAATTGGCCAATTATATGAACTGGGGTACAGCATATATTTCATGCACTCTGTTTTCAATAAACAGAAGCAATCATTCTATTAAGATTGTCTTATTGTTTATGCAGTTACAAACCCTATCAGAAAGCTTCCAGAAAGAACTCAAGAAATGCATATACTCCTTTTGAATCAAATTTTCCTTTTCTGTTCAACCTAATAAAGGAGCATTCCTTCATCCATATAGGAGACCTAAATCTTAATCGCCAAATGTAGGATCAAATACGAATCTATGTAGCATTATTCCTTTTTTCCTCAGCTTAGGCTTTAGATAGAGGTAACTTAGTATGTTGCTAAAGGGAGCAGGAGTATCGGTATACAGACCACTCAATTTGTGTATTCCAGGTTTGCTATTGCTGACCATACACTAagatttagaacttgaactgtATTTCTGTAGCTGAAAGTTGGCATTTTTACTGATTATAAAGCAGGTTCAAAAGCACTAAAGCTGGATAAACAATACTTTGTCATCAATCCACTATTTATGTTGTTGATAAATTATCAAGATGGAATCAATCTGATCTATATGATGATTCGGAGCTCAAATCAAAATCCTTAACAACGAAAATTACCTATAAGGGTATGAATCCCACCACATACAGTTGACTGATGTATCATTGATGGGCAAAAGCTGAACCAAATGAAAGCCAGATTCAACGGCCCAATCTACAAGTAACTTCAGGTCAAGAAACTCCCCAACTCCAAGATCAGCCTCTGATCGTACAGAAAACATGGGTATTGAGACACCCGCTCCCCTCCACGGCATTTCCTGATAATAACACAGATTGGCTTTCTTTTCAGCTTATACTCCCGTATCAatttaacaaacataaaaagcCACTGTTTATATCTTATAGCTGACTTACCCGCATTAAGCCATCTGAAAGAACTACAAATCCAGATTCACCTGTTGTGACATCAACAGAAATCTCGCGACTGGCACCACATTCCACTGATGTTCCAGCCGCACTATGTTTGCAGTACTTGTATGTTTAAAGCATTAAGGAAGAAAGAGTGTACATGAAAGAAATTACTGTCAAGTTTATGATAAAATGGAACTGCATTTAGCCTATAACTCAGGCAGACAAAAGGATATTTTAAAGGGAAGTCATCTTTTCCCATAACGCAGGCTGCCTGCCATAACGAATCGCCAGCATACGCGAGCTTAAGGCCATCCTGAATCTTCCATTGCCCAAGATTTAAGGAGCTACCAAGCACATAAATCTACAGGATAACATGTATGTCAGGTCTGACATCAAGATGGATTGCAAGGATATTAATGGGcacataaacaaaaaaacatatgcATGTAAAAATAGCAAAGGTTGTTCTGTGAAAAGAGATCTTACAGATGTTCCTTCCTCTAAATAGGGGCAGCAGATTCTGAATTGCAGAATAACTGAACCTGTTTCAGCAGTAACATTAGAAAGCACATTTCAACTAAGATTGCTTCATAGATAGAGCATCCAACAGAGAAAATTACCATCCTGGTCCAGCTTATTCTGAGTGATCTCCAGGGGCCTTTCACCACCCAAACTCCAACTTGTCCGAAAGATGACATCCTTAAATGCACTTCTAAAAGGGATATTGTCAGAACCAGTCTGCAACGGAAGAAAAAACTTAAGTTGCTAGACCAAAGTCAAAACAAAAGGAAATTGTTGAAAAGGGTGTTGAttacaaagaaaaattaaatacataAGAAGCACGTTTGAGGTCATTTTGCAGAATATATTGAATATCATATCAGTCAACTGCAACATACACAGTGTAATCCCCCAAGTGAGGTGTGGAGAGGGTAGTGTGTACTGTTGAAATTGGCTTTTAAGTTACTGTAGTAGtttttagcaaaataagttgtttaatttaagataatttaaattttgaattttagttaggTTGTTTAAGTATTGAGATATTTTAGgttgttttaaatttcaaattatgtaGATTATGTATCTTATGTAGGTTATTTACAGCCCTCAATgcttattaaaataattgagaGCTATTGAAAGTCATTCCAATCCATTGAGAGACATTTCAATCAATTCCTTTTGCTGccccattttttaaaaaacaccaaCAATGGTATCAAGAGCTTCATTGATCTTACGGGATCTGTGAAATCTTCAAAAGAACTACCATACAATTATTAACCCGTAAGGGTATCCTTGTAACCCATCAAGGCTACTGTTTTCAAACCATGCTTTTTCAATGCACATGTTTTTTTCAACCAATTTTTAACCTACAAAAAGGGCAAGCAGCAATCTCTCTTTGAATGCCCAAAAAAATTTCACTGGCAGTgaaaatgaaatcatattttataacCTATGTCATATAAGTTCTGATGGAAGAAAATACTTACAACAATACTTTGCAAATCCTATAATTGTCCAAATAAAACCACTTTCTGAAGACACAATACAATGACATGGAAGGTGTATTTGAAGATCAAaatcaaaagaataaaagaaagaataaaagaaagatCGTCAATATCCAAAAGATATGCAAGTTCAAAAATAATCAAGAGATATTCAGCATCAACTGCTAGAGCAAAATTTGAGGAggagcattttttaaaattgcagTAACTAAAGAAAAGGAGGAGTGTTGAAATTTGTTTTTAAGTTACTGCAGTAGTTTTTAGCAAAATAAGATGTTTAAGttaagataatttgaattttgaattttgaattatcgTTAGGTTGTTTGAGTTATTGAGATATTTTAGgttgttttaaatttcaaattatacagattttgtattttatgttgGCTATTTAACGCCCTCAATGCTtaatcaaaataattgaaaccTATTGAAAGTCATTTCAATCAATTCTTTTTGCTGccccatttaaaaaaaaaacatgtacaCAGCTTTACCCTTACCTTGTGAAGGTGgagaggttgttttcgatagacccttggctcaagtAAAGCACATCAACATCAGCATTCCTCTTTGATGTCGGTGTCGCATGAGCCTGACCAGCCAAAAAGGGCACGGCCAGGTCCAAGACGAGCATCAACAATAAAAGTATTaagatagaaaagaaaatttgtagAATGGAGTATTGATGAGCCTATAGATTCTTCTTACACCCATCTTTGTGACTAAGGAGAGTTTATTCAAATTACCTCTACTTATATAAAGAGACAAACAATTTGCTAATCTACCCCAAAGATTTTGTGTGAAGATCATTTGGCATTTAAAGCAAATGACCATTTTGTCATCAATGATGATAATGAGATCCTTCTTAACAGACCTGGGCGTTCTAAAGGGAGAAAAGAAGGTATAATTGTGTCAAGGCAAGGCACATTCGTTAGTCGTTTAACTCGTTCCTTCAATTGTGCCATAATATTCCTTGATAGTTCTTGTGTTATGCAGGACAGCAATACAAGACAAACAATTGGTGTCGGGCATATTTCACAAGGCATTTACTACCTTAAGTCCTTAACTCTCCCAATTCCTCCACAGCATAACCTGTTGCAGATCCTCCATATGAACCAAAAACCCCTTGTATACAGGTTTTATGCCTCACATTAGAGTAAAGTCTTATGTCACTTCACTGGGATTTAAATAAGTGAACCAAAGCTGAAGGCTTTAGAAGAAGAATGCGTAACGTCAGACAACCATGATGAAGTATCTTTTTAACAAACCCAAACAAACCTCAGAGCTTGTGGCACTTGGAACATTAACCACCCATCTTTACAATTCCCAAATTAAAGTGATCAAAATGAATGGTTAATAAAGGACGGCATTTCACTTCCGCCCTTTAAAAGACTATGCTACCTCTACTAGAGGAGGAGAAAAATATGTAATGGCAACTCCGTTACAAAATTCTGATGTCCCAAGGAGGAGAGAAAAAGAGGGGAAAGCTCAAAACTATGAtaaactcttcttcttcttttttctggaGTAAAAGTAAGCACCGAAGAACACCCAAAAGATGCAATATTTTCAAGGATACAGAAGAAATGAAATTACTGAGAACACTTGTGAGACTTGCACTGCTATTCTAGACCAACTTTCACTTGTCCTTTCATCAGAGATGTGTAACAGTACATATCCAATCAATAGTTCATTCATATATTTATCATATACATTCACTTCCCATGTTCTATTtagtttagaaaatatttttttttaaaataataataatatctattTTTTCTGGTGATAaggtttaaaaaaaaacaagtatcTTAAGGAATTAATAAACAGACCTAGTGTTTTTAGGAATTAATGTAGAGTCATTTGGATAAATAATTTAGGAAGTTCTAAAGGTTTTACTAATAACCTCCTTTAAATTTCTCAAGTATAATATTTTTGCAGATGTATATTTATGAGCAATATATATTATCTCCTGCATATTGTTAAATGTGCAGCTAGACCAAGATTTAAATTGACTAAATTGATAGGATACAATACAGAAATTGCAATTTCTATGGAGAAAAAGATTTCAGGTGCCATTAAAAGGAAGAATGTCAAATGAAAAGATGTTGATTCTCTATTCTCTGTCTGTCAATAGTTAGAACTACTGTTTTAGCTGAATACACGATAGACATTTATCAAAGAGAAAAAGTTAAGATAATCTGGAAACAACCCAGAATAATATTTCAGCAATTTTCAAATACTTCTCCGGAGTGATAAGGGGAAGACCACAGAAGATTGTGAATATAGAATAACAGGGCGGAGAATGCTTCAGAATCCCTAAATTTTTCAATCCTTTTTAATTTCAGGAATCACAATTCAAAGAGAATTAAACTTAAGCGACCACTGGGTATGTGGAAACgcatgtttttgaaattttaaagcGAAATAGCCAAATGAATAAAGAATGAGGATTGAGAATACTACAAGAAGATTAAAGGTACACATGAGGATAATGAGAAATAGAGAAAACAAATTTGAACAATTTTGTCATCTTTTGATTCATCATTTAGTTCATACAAAATGTCTTTGACAACTACATACTAGTGGAAGAGTCATATGCCGTAAGAAAGAATTTTAGGAGCAACTCGCATACCTTCCTTTCTCATAATTAAGTTCATCCAAGGAACACACATCCTAGGTGGTGCAGTATTCACGAAACAGTATGAGAAAGGGACACAGAACAACTGGCATATCTTCCTTTCTCATAAGCCACAACAAAGTTCATCAAGGGACACGAATGCTTAgtattgaaaaaaaagtatGAGAAAGAGAGGCAATTAGCACCTGCCAGAGATCACGAAGTTCTAGTGACTGCCCATCCTGAAGTCCATCAGGAAGCAACAGTTTCCTTTTCTTTCCAACCTCCCATCGCAGAATATTTCTTCTATCATCCACCACATAGTAACTGTACTCACTTTGATATCCAGGAGGAACTGGAATGCTTCCGGACCATATAAGCTCTTCCCCTTGGTGAGAAGGCTTCAATAATAGACCCTTTTTCACATTCCATGAACCAAGCAACCGATCTGAACCACAGATGAGAAGGTTCTGCCCCCACTGAGTATAGTATGGGATTCTGAAGCTCACCTTCCTTGACTTCAACCCCGAATTCACCATCTTAAACTGAATAAAACCAAGTGGAACTCCTCAAATGTAGCAAAACCAACTAATTAGTTGTACAAAACAATGTCAACAGGTTTCAGAGTATCAAATGCAGAGATTAAATTTGCATAAAGCATAGTACAGAAATGCATGAACCAACTTTGTAACTCCCTCAATTGAAACCCTAGACTAATCAAAATTAACATTTATAATATGAAGTGGAACAGACACTTTaaaatgaagaatatgggtGGTTATATAACTATTAGATTAAATGTGTTTTGGCATAAATATGAGCAACTATACCATAGATTGAATTTTGAGCTGATTAAACTTATTACAAAGAGGTATAACATAACAGTGATAATAAGTATAGTAAAAGTTGAATTGTTACCTTTAGTCGAATGAagtctccaccaccaccactagTCCAGAGGTTTGTTTTTGTGAAGAAGATGAGGAATGAGAAAGTTGGGGTCTCGATAAAATACAAAAacgaattgaaaaaaatatcaaacagattttttctctttcttactGATTGAGTGAGTGGCTAACTCTTTTCACGTGGAGAGAACAGGTGGTGATGAATCATAAATTTTAACGTCAATTTTGGATGACTCGATCTTCACTCACATGCCTTAACTATAGGACCAGCTGTTTCAATTAAGTCCCAAATATGTTATTCACCTCAACCTccaacatttaatttaattttattttgaggtTGCCCAAATTTGTTATATGTAGTTAATACCAAAAtcttaaataataaatgtatatatgAAACAGGTGAAAATCATTTCCACCTTCAACTTTGCTTTAAAAATTAAACCCTCTTCTCAACTTTAAACAATAATCAAACTTCCCCTTTATCATATGCATTGTTTATTTTACCcgtattttaatataataagcATTAAgcgtgtttatgcatgtatgcGTATATTTTTGTCTTCCTCCAATCTCTTACTCTGTGTGTTTCATATTACTTGACCCTTCTTGAGATGACACTccttaaaaaagggaaaatgctcaaCTATATCATCAAACTTTTAGAAAAAGTTTATTTATGTCATCCATTAAAAGTTTGGTTTATCTATGTCATTGTTGTtaaagaaaagactcatttatgCCATTTTTTTAACTCCAGTTTTGCGAAACCATTTTTTACATCCCAAACAACTTTTAACACTTTTCAATTAGAGTTTTTggataaaatatactatttttgcttctttttccTTGAGAACACGAAGAACATATAAAGAACATtaacaattttcaattttcaaacttcTTCAGTTTTTCACGAAATCACCTCAAATTTCAAGAGTAGTTTTCCTTCGAGCTAGATACCAAAATTCAATATCTTTTGAGCTCGAATTCAACCTAATTCAACAAGACCCACTTGAAATTTCTTCAAAGTTTCAAACCTTCAACATTCTTTAACAATAGAATTTTCTCCACAActtcaaatcattttaaattttaaacatagACGCAAAAACACTAGGGTACAAAGATCTAATGTCAAAAACAACTACAAAAACACgaatcaaaacaaaattttgacaatttggactgattttcattattttcgaatctttttttttaatacggGTGAATATTTTAAACTCTACAAATG
The Solanum stenotomum isolate F172 chromosome 12, ASM1918654v1, whole genome shotgun sequence DNA segment above includes these coding regions:
- the LOC125849131 gene encoding 4-alpha-glucanotransferase DPE2; translated protein: MVNSGLKSRKVSFRIPYYTQWGQNLLICGSDRLLGSWNVKKGLLLKPSHQGEELIWSGSIPVPPGYQSEYSYYVVDDRRNILRWEVGKKRKLLLPDGLQDGQSLELRDLWQTGSDNIPFRSAFKDVIFRTSWSLGGERPLEITQNKLDQDGSVILQFRICCPYLEEGTSIYVLGSSLNLGQWKIQDGLKLAYAGDSLWQAACVMGKDDFPLKYKYCKHSAAGTSVECGASREISVDVTTGESGFVVLSDGLMREMPWRGAGVSIPMFSVRSEADLGVGEFLDLKLLVDWAVESGFHLVQLLPINDTSVNCMWWDSYPYSSLSVFALHPLYLRVEAISENIPENIKQEIREARVQLDKKDVDYEACMATKLSIAKKIFAREKETILNSKSFQEFFSENQEWLKPYAAFCFLRNFFETSERSQWGRFSEFSKEKLEKLISKESLHYEVVSFYYYIQFHLHLQLSEAAEYARKKGVVLKGDLPIGVDRNSVDTWVYPNLFRMNTSTGAPPDYFDKNGQNWGFPTYNWEEMSKDNYGWWRARLTQMGKYFTAYRIDHILGFFRIWELPEHAMTGLCGKFRPSIPISQEELESEGLWDFNRLTHPYIGQDLLQEKFGASWTIIASTFLNEYQKGFYELKDECNTEKKIASALKSFLETSMFVESEENLRRKLFDLLQNVALIKDPEDPRKFYPRFNVEDTTSFVDLDQHSQNVLKRLYYDYYFHRQEGLWHDNAFKTLPVLLNSSDMLACGEDLGLIPSCVHPVMQELGLVGLRIQRMPSEPDVEFGIPSQYNYMTVCAPSCHDCSTLRAWWEEDEERRHRFFQAVMGSDELPPDQCTPEIVHFVLRQHVESPSMWSIFPLQDLLALKEDYTTRPAVEETINDPTNPKHYWRYRVHVTMESLLNDKDLTKTIKDLVRGSGRFYPQKDLESGQAKLQLGSEHPSQTQKYGLSNK